Proteins co-encoded in one Arachis hypogaea cultivar Tifrunner chromosome 13, arahy.Tifrunner.gnm2.J5K5, whole genome shotgun sequence genomic window:
- the LOC112737170 gene encoding DDT domain-containing protein PTM, with translation MMEFVGKIVKKEVKGVGFVTGTVKSYDPSSSFVEILYDNGDSEELESNEVVLLLQQAQPELAKPKTRVGRKPKKRRRVEKKAGAGDSSGNANGNLVLEVSEIRDNSEVNGELGLGIEEKLGNGNANANGSVESIVGDGTLGREIGVEGDLNLNKDVAVNGSCLRDELDLNSGINLNEDLNLNDGCGLLTFDGTEVGLKRRDCIDLNLDVNNDDDVSMNGGSLGGRKLQRECNFDLNVEVCEDIKETRGEVANGNGIYEANAILGKMGQLQGDMTNLNQRSLEVDDVRSDLNEVSNDFTPEVDHVSANHAATDASLCSIEGEEGNDNRGDVAAVGSLQVSDVVSLETQQMDSPCEAGLVVTHEDQEETGSLSKQGRGRRKRRKIADELNNTPETGLRRSSRRALARKHASSVIVSLEMDDPMVSVETSAMAEEKPVTVISGHEQSKICQAKLQLPPSSQNLNLDDVPVLEVFSIYACLRSFSTLLFLSPFELEDLVAALKSKTPSILFDSIHVSILETLRKHLEYLSNEGIQSASDCLRNLNWDFLDIVTWPIFMAEYLLIHGSGFKTSFNLNYSNFTADYYKQPVNVKVGILQYLCDDMIEAEAIRSELNRRSLVTENSVGSDQNMYFDTCKKRRAGTDVSGGSCLTEEIADDTDWNSDDCYLCKMDGNLICCDGCPAAFHSKCVGIASDNLPEGDWYCPECAIGTHRAWMKSRRSLRGADLIGSDIHGRLYFSSYGYLLVSDSSDEGSLFNYYHRNDLHLVIEALKSMDTSSGGLLTAIYKHWDIPANPSVETSNLVVLNQSSTKNLRAKGESSAMKTSLAPITFSEACLVNNRVVDERKLDEKSTIDCCNHPGQEFPKAGNRLDSATTIESPCAVSEGSADTTQVRPGTENVQMNGLYDSNRSDESLNQSGIPEKHHPVGDSSLVSSSLDVEHKRKLRSVDASCAQLPEDKDTSDVPFGIDYVNYYSFARTASLIAHELMSKSPEKINKNIVLTEDDIISEQVKAIMKKSTSFCWPSIQNLHAAAQKENCGWCFSCKVANDDRDCLFNSVMKPVWEVSESTFGGLQPSKIQNEHLRDIICHILSLEDRLRGILLGPWLNLQQTDLWHKELMKTGDLRPAKKLLLILESNLRPFAFAADWLKHVDSIGTMGSAIHFVASLRTRHGIGKKRARFSDAEPNPSSNNASGLGMYWWRGGKLSRQLFNCKSLPRSLVAKAARQGGCSKIPGILYPENSDFARRSKCIAWRAAVEMSTSVEQLAVQVRELYSNIKWRDIENSHPQYVLDKESRKAVRLFKKAIVRRKSTEGKSVKYLIDFGKRRAIPDVVTKHGSVLEEPSSERKKYWLEESYLPMHLLKNFEEKRIIRKSDVKKLGKTIEIGRVNRKVPQQRGFPYLFSRLERSDCHQCGHCNKDVPIRDAVSCQYCKGYFHKKHVRKCSGTRATKCTYSCHRCEGGMRAKTKTNSKRKRVDSKQQKVESQTCKNTPSVSKSVSLKGNKRALSKARKAKSQTNKKIAPSVPLRRSTRKAKSLYMYNQMNGGRKKGIQSKKKVGRKKGKQNKSKKANNQKPKETTAQQEKCMPTTVCKKRTNVSSSYWHNGLWLSRKPNDERVVLFREKKHVFSSEGFSAATDNPKCGICSGDGPELHYIACDICGDWYHGDAVGLTVENSRQLIGFKCHVCLQRHAPICPHMTCKALSLTGNSTKECAEELSNSVSLQFPTEV, from the exons ATGATGGAGTTTGTGGGCAAAATCGTGAAGAAAGAGGTCAAAGGTGTTGGGTTTGTCACCGGAACCGTCAAATCCTACGACCCTTCTTCAAGTTTCGTCGAGATCCTCTACGACAACGGCGATTCTGAGGAGCTGGAATCAAACGAAGTGGTTTTGCTTCTTCAACAAGCTCAGCCGGAGCTCGCTAAGCCAAAGACTCGGGTTGGCCGGAAGCCCAAGAAGCGCCGCCGTGTTGAGAAGAAGGCCGGAGCTGGAGACAGTTCAGGTAATGCCAATGGAAATTTGGTTTTGGAAGTTAGTGAAATTAGGGATAATTCGGAAGTGAATGGTGAATTAGGTCTTGGAATTGAGGAAAAGCTAGGAAATGGGAATGCTAATGCGAATGGGAGTGTGGAGTCAATTGTGGGTGATGGAACTCTTGGGAGGGAAATTGGGGTTGAGGgggatttaaatttgaataaggATGTAGCCGTAAATGGAAGTTGTCTTAGGGATGAGCTTGATTTGAATTCTGGGATTAATCTCAATGAGGATTTGAATCTTAATGATGGGTGTGGTTTATTGACTTTTGATGGCACTGAGGTTGGTTTAAAGAGAAGAGATTGTATTGACTTGAATTTGGATGTCAATAATGACGATGATGTCAGCATGAATGGGGGATCTTTGGGCGGCAGGAAGTTGCAGCGGGAATGTAATTTTGATTTGAATGTCGAGGTGTGCGAAGATATCAAGGAAACCCGCGGGGAAGTTGCCAATGGCAATGGTATTTATGAGGCAAATGCCATATTGGGTAAGATGGGTCAGCTCCAAGGAGACATGACAAATCTTAATCAGAGATCTTTGGAAGTTGATGATGTTCGTAGTGATTTGAATGAGGTTTCCAATGATTTCACACCAGAGGTAGATCATGTTTCTGCCAACCATGCAGCTACAGATGCTTCTTTGTGTTCGATTGAAGGAGAGGAAGGCAACGATAACAGAGGCGATGTAGCAGCTGTTGGCTCTCTTCAGGTTTCAGATGTTGTTTCTTTGGAGACTCAGCAAATGGATAGTCCTTGCGAAGCTGGTTTAGTCGTAACTCATGAAGACCAAGAGGAGACAGGAAGTCTTAGCAAACAAGGAAGAGGtcgaaggaaaagaagaaaaatagcaGATGAACTAAATAACACCCCAGAGACAGGTTTAAGGAGGAGCTCTCGCCGGGCATTAGCTAGAAAACATGCTTCAAGCGTCATAGTCTCACTGGAGATGGATGATCCTATGGTGTCCGTGGAAACCAGTGCCATGGCAGAAGAGAAACCTGTAACTGTAATATCTGGTCATGAACAGTCCAAAATTTGTCAGGCGAAGTTGCAATTACCCCCATCTtcccaaaatttaaatttagatgaTGTTCCTGTTCTTGAAGTCTTTTCTATTTATGCTTGTTTAAGGTCATTCAGCACTTTATTATTTTTGAGTCCATTTGAGTTGGAGGATCTTGTAGCTGCTTTGAAGTCCAAAACCCCCAGTATATTATTTGATAGCATTCATGTTTCTATTTTGGAAACTCTGAGAAAGCATTTGGAATACCTTTCCAATGAGGGTATCCAATCTGCATCTGATTGTCTGAg GAATCTTAATTGGGATTTTCTGGACATTGTCACATGGCCTATTTTCATGGCCGAGTACCTTCTGATTCATGGTTCAGGATTTAAAACTAGCTTTAATCTTAACTACTCAAATTTCACAGCTGACTACTACAAACAACCTGTGAATGTGAAGGTTGGGATTCTTCAGTATCTCTGTGATGATATGATCGAAGCAGAAGCAATAAGGTCTGAGCTTAACAGGAGATCGTTGGTAACTGAGAACAGTGTTGGTTCTGATCAGAATATGTATTTTGACACTTGTAAGAAACGGAGAGCTGGAACAGATGTGTCTGGTGGCTCCTGCTTGACTGAGGAAATTGCAGATGACACTGACTGGAACAGTGATGACTGCTACCTTTGCAAGATGGATGGTAATTTAATATGCTGTGATGGTTGCCCTGCTGCATTCCACTCCAAGTGTGTTGGAATCGCAAGTGACAATCTGCCTGAAGGGGACTGGTATTGCCCTGAGTGTGCAATTGGCACACACAGGGCATGGATGAAATCACGTAGGTCACTTCGAGGAGCAGATTTGATAGGGAGTGATATTCATGGCCGTCTTTATTTTAGCAGCTATGGTTACTTGTTAGT GTCGGACTCATCTGATGAGGGGTCTTTGTTCAATTACTACCACAGAAATGATCTACATTTAGTGATTGAAGCTTTAAAGTCTATGGATACTTCGTCTGGAGGCTTATTAACGGCTATCTACAAGCATTGGGATATCCCTGCTAACCCAAGTGTGGAGACTAGTAACTTGGTCGTCTTGAACCAAAGCTCCACCAAGAACCTTCGTGCCAAGGGTGAATCTTCTGCAATGAAGACATCTTTAGCTCCCATTACTTTTTCAGAAGCATGTTTGGTGAATAATCGGGTGGTTGATGAAAGAAAGTTAGATGAAAAATCTACAATTGACTGTTGTAATCATCCTGGCCAAGAGTTTCCAAAAGCTGGGAATCGCTTGGATTCAGCAACAACTATAGAAAGTCCTTGTGCTGTTTCAGAAGGATCAGCTGATACCACACAAGTTAGACCAGGCACCGAGAATGTTCAAATGAATGGGCTTTACGATTCCAATAGATCTGATGAGTCCTTGAATCAGTCAGGGATACCAGAAAAACATCATCCAGTTGGTGACAGTTCTTTGGTATCATCTAGCTTAGATGTGGAACATAAGAGGAAATTAAGATCTGTGGATGCTAGTTGTGCCCAATTGCCTGAAGATAAGGATACCTCTGATGTGCCTTTTGGAATAGACTATGTAAACTATTATAGCTTTGCCCGAACAGCCTCATTAATTGCACACGAGTTGATGAGTAAGTCAcctgaaaagataaataagaatatTGTATTGACTGAAGACGACATAATTTCAGAGCAAGTCAAGGCCATTATGAAGAAATCTACAAGCTTCTGCTGGCCAAGTATTCAAAACCTGCATGCAGCTGCCCAAAAGGAAAATTGTGGGTGGTGCTTTTCTTGCAAAGTTGCAAATGATGACAGGGATTGCTTGTTTAATTCTGTCATGAAGCCTGTTTGGGAAGTGTCTGAAAGTACTTTTGGTGGACTTCAGCCCAGCAAGATCCAGAATGAACATCTCAGGGATATCATCTGTCATATTCTCTCCCTTGAGGATCGATTACGCGGGATTTTGTTGGGTCCATGGTTGAATTTACAACAAACTGATCTTTGGCATAAGGAGCTTATGAAGACCGGTGATCTTCGTCCTGCTAAAAAGTTATTGCTTATT TTGGAATCCAATTTGCGGCCTTTTGCTTTTGCAGCAGATTGGTTAAAGCATGTGGATTCTATTGGTACCATGGGATCAGCTATTCATTTTGTGGCCAGTTTACGCACAAGGCATGGTATTGGGAAGAAAAGGGCTAGGTTTTCTGATGCTGAACCCAATCCATCTTCAAACAATGCAAGCGGTTTGGGAATGTATTGGTGGAGAGGTGGTAAGCTTTCCCGGCAGTTGTTTAATTGCAAGAGTTTGCCCCGCTCATTGGTTGCCAAGGCTGCTAGACAAG GGGGTTGCTCAAAGATTCCAGGCATTTTGTATCCTGAAAATTCAGATTTTGCTAGGCGAAGCAAATGCATTGCATGGCGGGCTGCTGTTGAGATGTCAACAAGTGTTGAGCAGCTTGCTGTACAG GTTAGAGAGCTTTATTCAAACATAAAGTGGCGTGATATTGAAAATAGCCATCCTCAATATGTCTTGGACAAGGAATCTAGAAAAGCAGTTAGACTGTTCAAGAAAGCAATTGTACGCAGGAAGTCCACTGAAGGGAAATCTGTGAAGTACCTTATTGATTTTGGGAAGAGAAGGGCTATTCCTGATGTTGTTACCAAACATGGTTCTGTGTTGGAAGAACCCTCAAGTGAGAGAAAAAAATATTGGCTGGAAGAATCTTATTTACCCATGCatcttttaaagaattttgaggaAAAAAGAATCATTCGGAAGTCCGATGTAAAGAAACTTGGGAAAACTATTGAGATTGGTAGAGTTAATAGGAAGGTTCCTCAACAAAGAGGATTTCCATATTTGTTTTCTAGACTGGAAAGATCTGATTGTCATCAGTGTGGGCACTGCAACAAAGATGTTCCTATCAG GGATGCTGTGAGCTGCCAATATTGCAAAG GATATTTTCATAAGAAGCATGTAAGGAAATGTAGTGGCACAAGGGCTACTAAATGCACATATTCATGTCACAGATGCGAGGGTGGGATGCGTGCAAAGACTAAAACTAATTCAAAAAGAAAGAGAGTTGACTCTAAACAGCAGAAGGTTGAATCACAGACATGTAAAAATACTCCCTCAGTTAGTAAGTCGGTGAGCCTTAAAGGCAATAAAAGGGCTTTGAGTAAGGCACGGAAGGCAAAATCTCAAACTAATAAGAAGATCGCACCAAGTGTACCACTTCGTCGTTCTACTAGGAAGGCCAAATCCTTGTACATGTACAATCAAATGAATGGAGGGCGGAAAAAAGGAATTCAGAGTAAAAAGAAAGTTGGACGTAAAAAGGGGAAGCAAAATAAATCAAAGAAGGCAAATAATCAGAAGCCGAAAGAAACTACTGCTCAGCAAGAGAAGTGTATGCCAACTACTGTTTGTAAGAAAAGAACAAACGTTAGTAGCAGCTACTGGCATAATGGTCTTTGGTTGTCTAGAAAGCCAAATGATGAACGGGTAGTGTTGTTTCGggaaaaaaagcatgttttctccTCTGAGGGTTTTTCTGCTGCCACTGATAATCCTAAATGTGGCATTTGTTCTGGAGATGGACCCGAATTACATTATATTGCTTGTGACATATGTGGAG ATTGGTATCATGGGGATGCTGTTGGGCTCACTGTAGAGAATTCCAGACAATTAATTGGATTTAAGTGTCATGTTTGTCTTCAAAGGCATGCTCCGATCTGCCCCCATATGACATGTAAAGCACTGTCTCTCACTGGAAACAGCACTAAAGAGTGTGCTGAGGAACTATCAAATTCTGTATCTCTCCAGTTTCCAACTGAG GTATGA